A region of Acidobacteriota bacterium DNA encodes the following proteins:
- the rpiB gene encoding ribose 5-phosphate isomerase B: MRIAIGADHAGFEMKRDLAGHLAQAGHEVTDLGTHSTAPVDYPDIAEAVAQAIRNGQADRGVLVCGSGAGAAVAACKFPGVRAAVCHDAYTARQAVEHDDLNVLCLGSRVIGPALARVLAETFLAASFSSEERHMRRLAKIDAIELRYSRDK; this comes from the coding sequence ATGCGCATCGCAATTGGGGCCGATCACGCCGGTTTTGAGATGAAACGCGACCTCGCCGGGCACCTGGCGCAGGCCGGACACGAGGTCACCGACCTGGGTACGCACTCCACCGCGCCGGTCGATTACCCGGATATTGCCGAGGCGGTCGCCCAGGCCATTCGTAACGGACAAGCCGACCGCGGCGTCCTGGTGTGCGGCAGCGGCGCCGGCGCAGCCGTGGCCGCGTGCAAGTTCCCGGGCGTGCGCGCGGCCGTCTGCCACGACGCCTACACCGCGCGCCAGGCGGTGGAGCACGATGACCTGAACGTGCTGTGCCTGGGGTCGCGAGTGATTGGCCCGGCGCTGGCCCGCGTGCTGGCCGAGACGTTTCTGGCCGCCAGTTTCTCGAGCGAAGAGCGGCACATGCGCCGTCTCGCGAAGATCGATGCAATCGAGTTGCGCTACTCCCGGGACAAGTGA
- a CDS encoding O-methyltransferase, producing the protein MFFRVVALLVALFIASSAAAQGVDPGVAKLLAGIRAADKGQLAVSEEDGKFLRVLVGAIGAKQVLEIGAASGYSAIWIGLGLRQTGGKLVTIEFDPDRAREAAANIKRAGLSDIVQVVSGDAFKEIPKVPGQFDLVFLDAWKPDYKKFFDLVFPRVTPGGLFLAHNVINKRNDMLDFLSLIETHPQALTTTVSPGHEGISMTYKKRK; encoded by the coding sequence ATGTTTTTTCGGGTCGTTGCCCTCCTTGTAGCCCTTTTCATCGCCAGTTCGGCCGCCGCCCAGGGCGTGGATCCGGGGGTGGCGAAGCTGCTGGCCGGCATTCGGGCCGCCGACAAGGGCCAACTGGCCGTGTCCGAGGAGGATGGCAAGTTCCTCCGGGTCCTGGTCGGCGCGATCGGCGCGAAGCAGGTGCTCGAGATCGGTGCCGCCAGCGGCTACAGCGCCATCTGGATTGGCCTTGGCCTGCGCCAGACCGGCGGCAAGCTGGTGACCATCGAGTTTGACCCGGACCGCGCCAGGGAAGCCGCCGCCAACATCAAGCGCGCCGGCCTGTCGGACATCGTGCAGGTGGTGTCGGGCGACGCCTTCAAAGAGATCCCGAAGGTGCCGGGCCAGTTTGACCTGGTGTTCCTCGACGCCTGGAAACCCGACTACAAGAAGTTCTTCGACCTGGTGTTCCCGCGGGTCACACCGGGCGGCCTGTTCCTCGCCCACAACGTCATCAACAAGAGGAACGACATGCTCGACTTCCTGTCGCTGATCGAGACGCATCCACAGGCGCTCACGACCACGGTGTCGCCGGGCCACGAGGGGATCTCGATGACGTACAAGAAGAGGAAGTGA
- the rocF gene encoding arginase, whose translation MKAVHIIGVPLDLGGNRRGTDMGPSGFRIAGLAEQLAALGLAVTDKGDVPSPIPEAKGAGDPRKRYVKDIAKVCQRLFQTSLASFTEGATPIALGGDHSLAAGSVAAAAAHLRTQNKPLGLIWVDAHGDMNTPASTGSGNVHGMPLAALLGPEPAELAHFAGDRPAVLAKHTVLVGIRNLDEREKQAVRASQVHVFTMKDIDRLGVAAVMDRAIAIASRGTGGFHVSYDLDACDPTVAPGVGTPVKGGLSYREAHVVMEMIAESGKMTSLDLVEVNPALDVRNTTAEFATELALSAFGKNIL comes from the coding sequence ATGAAAGCGGTTCACATCATCGGCGTGCCGCTGGACCTGGGCGGTAACCGGCGCGGCACCGACATGGGGCCATCGGGGTTCCGCATTGCCGGTCTCGCCGAGCAACTGGCGGCGCTCGGGCTCGCGGTGACCGACAAGGGCGATGTGCCCTCCCCCATTCCCGAGGCCAAGGGCGCCGGCGATCCCCGTAAGCGGTACGTCAAGGACATTGCGAAAGTTTGCCAGCGGTTGTTCCAGACCTCGCTCGCGTCGTTTACGGAAGGGGCGACGCCGATTGCCCTCGGCGGCGATCACAGCCTCGCCGCCGGCTCGGTCGCCGCGGCGGCGGCACACCTCCGCACGCAGAACAAGCCGCTCGGCCTGATCTGGGTGGATGCGCACGGCGACATGAACACCCCCGCGTCGACCGGCTCGGGCAACGTGCACGGCATGCCGCTCGCCGCGCTGCTTGGGCCCGAGCCCGCGGAGCTCGCGCATTTCGCCGGCGATCGCCCCGCCGTGCTGGCGAAGCACACCGTGCTGGTCGGCATCCGCAACCTGGACGAGCGCGAGAAGCAAGCCGTGCGCGCATCCCAGGTGCACGTCTTCACGATGAAGGACATCGATCGGCTCGGCGTGGCCGCAGTGATGGACCGCGCCATCGCGATCGCCAGCCGCGGCACCGGCGGGTTTCACGTGTCGTACGACCTCGATGCCTGCGACCCGACGGTGGCGCCCGGCGTCGGCACGCCGGTCAAGGGCGGCCTGAGCTATCGCGAAGCGCACGTGGTGATGGAGATGATCGCGGAGTCAGGCAAGATGACGTCGCTTGACCTGGTCGAGGTCAACCCGGCACTCGACGTACGCAACACCACGGCGGAGTTCGCAACCGAACTCGCGCTGTCGGCGTTTGGAAAGAATATTCTCTGA
- a CDS encoding response regulator has protein sequence MVREVSPVVLVVEDDSAVRQPLVKFLQMRQYTVVTAETADEGLDAIKTHRPAAAIIDLRLRRGSGREVVVSTPPGIPVIIFSGLRSESADLETLRPNTRLVEKPYSLVMLMDTLEDMLEESKGNQSGFGRIAAS, from the coding sequence GTGGTCAGAGAAGTCTCGCCGGTCGTCCTGGTCGTTGAAGACGACAGTGCTGTTCGCCAGCCGTTGGTAAAGTTCCTGCAGATGCGGCAGTACACGGTCGTCACGGCTGAAACCGCAGACGAGGGCCTTGATGCCATCAAGACGCACCGTCCGGCGGCCGCCATTATCGACCTGCGCCTGCGCCGCGGTTCAGGCCGCGAAGTCGTGGTCTCTACGCCGCCCGGCATCCCGGTGATTATTTTCTCGGGCCTGCGATCGGAATCCGCGGACCTCGAGACGCTGCGCCCCAACACCCGCCTCGTCGAAAAGCCCTACTCGCTGGTGATGCTGATGGACACCCTCGAAGACATGCTCGAGGAGTCGAAGGGCAACCAGAGCGGCTTCGGCCGCATCGCCGCCTCCTAA
- a CDS encoding DUF1569 domain-containing protein, translating into MNSYLQSCLDLIVDATTGVSPDPVIKRIGDRWSPAEIVEHLQKSYSGTAKGFERCLEKNTPLATRQTMKQAAQTFAVLNLGYFPEGRKAPKHILPTGTIPLPELLEGVKRDLAWLDDAAVRTRRVFGGVRVLDHPILGPFTVDQWLRFHLIHTRHHEKQILARRQKSLICRISPLNAHAGPPSPTTRL; encoded by the coding sequence ATGAACAGCTACCTGCAGTCCTGTCTCGACCTCATTGTTGACGCCACGACCGGTGTATCGCCTGACCCGGTGATCAAGCGGATCGGCGATCGCTGGTCCCCGGCCGAAATTGTCGAGCACCTGCAGAAGTCCTACTCGGGCACCGCCAAGGGGTTTGAACGGTGCCTGGAGAAGAACACACCACTGGCAACGCGCCAGACGATGAAGCAGGCGGCGCAGACGTTTGCGGTGCTCAATCTCGGGTACTTTCCCGAGGGCCGCAAGGCGCCCAAGCACATCCTGCCGACCGGAACCATTCCCTTGCCCGAGTTGCTCGAGGGGGTGAAACGTGACCTGGCGTGGCTGGACGATGCGGCCGTGCGGACCAGGCGGGTCTTTGGCGGGGTCCGCGTGCTGGACCACCCCATTCTGGGCCCGTTCACGGTGGACCAGTGGCTGCGGTTCCACCTGATCCACACCCGGCACCACGAGAAGCAGATTCTCGCGAGGCGCCAAAAATCGCTGATCTGTCGCATCAGTCCGTTAAACGCACATGCCGGACCGCCCAGTCCTACCACTCGCCTCTAG
- a CDS encoding ATP-binding cassette domain-containing protein, which translates to MSTTLTVRGLHLARGTRAILQGVDLDARAGEVVALMGLSGSGKTSILRVIAGLDVPDAGEISAGKAGMVFQFHYLFEHLSAIDNVTLALIHVHRVTRADARGRAQLLLDQLGVGHRAGALPRELSGGEAQRVAIARALAVDPPLLLLDEPTASLDPARRNELGDALRALAATGRALVMTSHDDDFVREHASRVVVLANGVVVEEGDPKEVLSHPQHEATKALLQVERARHGVQ; encoded by the coding sequence ATGAGCACCACGCTGACCGTTCGTGGCCTGCACCTGGCCCGCGGGACCCGCGCCATCCTGCAGGGCGTCGACCTCGACGCGCGCGCCGGAGAGGTCGTGGCGCTGATGGGGCTGTCGGGGTCGGGCAAGACCAGCATTCTGCGCGTGATTGCCGGACTCGACGTCCCGGACGCGGGCGAGATCAGCGCCGGCAAGGCCGGCATGGTGTTCCAGTTCCATTACCTGTTCGAACATCTTTCGGCGATCGACAACGTGACCCTGGCGCTGATTCATGTGCACCGCGTGACCCGTGCCGATGCGCGCGGGCGCGCCCAGTTGCTGCTCGATCAACTAGGGGTCGGTCACCGCGCCGGCGCCCTGCCGCGGGAGTTGTCGGGCGGCGAAGCGCAACGCGTGGCCATTGCCCGCGCGCTCGCGGTCGATCCGCCGCTGTTGCTGCTGGATGAGCCGACGGCCTCGCTCGATCCCGCGCGCCGCAACGAACTGGGTGATGCGCTGCGCGCGCTGGCTGCGACCGGGCGCGCGTTGGTCATGACGTCGCACGACGATGACTTCGTGCGGGAGCACGCCAGCCGCGTGGTGGTGCTGGCGAATGGCGTGGTGGTGGAGGAGGGGGACCCCAAAGAGGTACTAAGCCATCCACAGCATGAGGCGACGAAGGCGTTGCTGCAGGTCGAGCGCGCGCGTCACGGTGTACAATAG
- a CDS encoding ABC transporter substrate-binding protein/permease, with translation MRAAVCLCCLLFAAVARAQTPQPLRWGGDAEGGAPFVEANPTDPSLVAGFDVEIAELVAARLGRRPQFVQVAFQSLDQSAKRGDFDIGLSGIEDIPARRQSLAASVPYYEFREVLTVRDADRDRYRTLADLRGRRVATLGGTIAYDLLLAAERSHGLTAVSYDEDVHPYSDLALGRVDAVVLDHVLAERAMRRNTGLFTHPEALAIGHYIIITAPENTALRDQVDVILRDAMRDGTLERIFRKWNVWNDDQPTLFARVLATPTLALAVGSRETGVGSRNTGAVWAYLPSLFRAAVITLGLSCLAMALAVALGSLIAIGRVYGDPITRAVLTVYVEVMRGTPVLLQLFVIYYGLSSVIRLPAFVAALVGLGLNYAAYESEIYRSALEAVPRGQLDAARILGFTNFQALRLIRAPQAFRIALAPMTNDFVALLKDSSLVSVITVVELTKQTQIFATNIGSWLVPGLLCAAMYLVMSLPLGYLARRLEERWRMPGV, from the coding sequence ATGCGAGCCGCTGTGTGCCTATGCTGCCTGCTGTTCGCGGCAGTGGCCCGCGCGCAGACACCGCAGCCCCTCCGGTGGGGCGGTGATGCGGAGGGCGGCGCCCCATTCGTCGAAGCCAACCCCACCGATCCCTCGCTGGTCGCCGGGTTCGACGTCGAGATCGCCGAACTGGTGGCCGCGCGGCTGGGCCGGCGTCCCCAATTCGTCCAGGTGGCCTTCCAGTCGCTCGACCAGTCGGCGAAGCGCGGCGATTTCGACATTGGCCTGAGCGGGATTGAAGACATCCCCGCGCGCCGCCAGTCGCTGGCCGCGAGCGTGCCGTACTACGAATTTCGGGAGGTGCTCACGGTCCGCGACGCCGATCGCGATCGCTACCGCACGCTCGCCGACCTTCGCGGCCGGCGCGTGGCGACCCTGGGCGGCACCATCGCGTACGACCTGCTGCTCGCGGCCGAGCGCAGCCACGGCCTGACCGCCGTCTCGTACGACGAAGACGTCCATCCCTATTCAGACCTCGCCCTCGGCCGCGTCGATGCGGTCGTGCTCGACCACGTGCTCGCCGAGCGCGCCATGCGGCGCAACACCGGCTTGTTCACGCATCCCGAGGCGCTGGCGATCGGTCACTACATCATCATCACCGCGCCCGAGAACACGGCGCTGCGCGACCAGGTGGACGTCATTCTCCGCGACGCCATGCGCGACGGTACGCTGGAGCGGATCTTCCGGAAATGGAATGTCTGGAACGACGACCAACCGACCCTTTTCGCTCGCGTCTTGGCCACTCCGACGCTCGCACTGGCGGTCGGGAGTCGGGAGACGGGAGTCGGGAGCCGGAACACGGGTGCCGTGTGGGCCTATCTCCCGTCGCTGTTTCGAGCGGCCGTCATTACCCTGGGGCTCAGCTGCCTCGCCATGGCTCTCGCGGTGGCGTTAGGCTCCTTGATCGCCATCGGTCGCGTTTACGGAGATCCGATCACTCGCGCGGTGCTGACGGTTTATGTCGAGGTTATGCGCGGTACGCCGGTGCTGTTGCAGCTGTTTGTGATCTACTACGGGCTGTCGTCGGTGATTCGCCTGCCCGCCTTCGTCGCCGCGCTCGTCGGGCTCGGACTGAACTACGCCGCCTACGAGAGCGAAATCTACCGGAGCGCACTCGAGGCCGTGCCGCGCGGGCAGCTCGACGCCGCGCGCATTCTCGGGTTCACCAACTTCCAGGCGTTGCGGCTGATTCGCGCGCCGCAGGCGTTTCGCATCGCCCTGGCGCCCATGACCAACGACTTTGTCGCCCTGCTCAAGGACTCGTCGCTGGTGTCGGTGATCACGGTCGTGGAGCTGACCAAGCAGACGCAAATCTTTGCCACCAATATCGGCAGCTGGCTGGTGCCGGGGTTGCTGTGCGCGGCGATGTACCTCGTGATGTCGCTGCCGCTTGGTTACCTCGCGCGCCGGCTCGAAGAGCGGTGGAGGATGCCAGGCGTATGA
- a CDS encoding DUF4159 domain-containing protein codes for MRAGGRFWILVGILGAIGAGVTIAHAQQIWAGGFGGRTPPRFPTATSFDGSFNFCRVMFRSDRREKQGWATDYPGADINFSVRLAELTKVRVKMANIGTEDEVPDAVVVRLTDEALFRCPFIFMEDAGTARFTDAEVDRLRDYFLKGGFLLVSDYHGSWAREQFDSEIGRALPRARYPIVDLAPPDHAIWRTMFPVAKLPQMASINTWRRTDDVIERWNEDGSPPSARGIADEQGRLMVVMIHNTDMPDAWEREGEDSEYFFRFSPEAYAVGINILLYAMTH; via the coding sequence ATGCGGGCCGGCGGGCGATTCTGGATCCTGGTCGGGATACTCGGCGCGATCGGCGCCGGCGTCACGATCGCCCACGCCCAGCAGATTTGGGCTGGGGGCTTCGGCGGGCGCACCCCGCCACGCTTCCCCACCGCCACCAGCTTCGACGGCAGCTTCAATTTCTGCCGCGTGATGTTCCGCAGCGATCGCCGCGAGAAACAGGGCTGGGCCACCGACTACCCCGGCGCCGACATCAACTTCAGCGTCCGGCTCGCCGAGCTCACCAAGGTTCGCGTGAAGATGGCGAACATCGGCACCGAAGACGAGGTGCCCGACGCCGTGGTGGTCCGGCTCACCGACGAAGCGCTGTTCCGGTGTCCGTTCATCTTCATGGAGGATGCGGGCACCGCGCGCTTCACCGATGCCGAAGTGGATCGCCTGCGCGATTACTTTTTGAAGGGCGGGTTCCTGCTGGTCAGCGACTACCATGGCAGCTGGGCCCGCGAACAGTTCGACTCGGAGATTGGCCGCGCGCTGCCGCGCGCCCGTTATCCGATTGTGGACCTGGCACCACCCGACCATGCGATCTGGCGGACGATGTTCCCGGTGGCGAAGTTACCGCAAATGGCGTCGATCAACACCTGGCGGCGCACTGACGATGTGATCGAGCGGTGGAATGAGGACGGCTCGCCGCCGAGCGCGCGTGGCATTGCCGACGAGCAGGGCCGGCTCATGGTCGTGATGATCCACAACACCGACATGCCCGATGCGTGGGAGCGCGAAGGCGAAGACAGCGAGTACTTCTTCCGCTTTTCGCCGGAGGCCTATGCCGTCGGCATCAACATCCTGCTCTACGCCATGACGCACTGA
- the greB gene encoding transcription elongation factor GreB, with amino-acid sequence MYKGSRRTPALDAPAVRVKNYITPSGLQRLKDEHAFLLTRERPAVTKVVTWAASNGDRSENADYQYGKRRLRQIDSRIRFLTKRIDAAEVVDPEAPRPKQAAARVFFGATVRYANAEGNEREVSIVGADEVDLDRDHISWVSPLARALMKKGPGDRVVLRAPGGTEQLEILDVRYEHIPVAPFRIPPGAEAAP; translated from the coding sequence ATGTACAAGGGCTCCCGGAGAACACCCGCTCTCGATGCGCCGGCGGTTCGGGTGAAGAACTACATCACCCCGAGCGGCTTGCAACGCCTGAAGGATGAGCACGCGTTTCTGTTGACCCGGGAACGGCCGGCGGTGACGAAGGTCGTGACCTGGGCGGCCAGTAACGGTGATCGCAGCGAGAACGCCGACTACCAATACGGCAAGCGCCGGCTGCGGCAGATCGATTCACGGATCCGCTTCCTCACGAAACGCATCGATGCCGCAGAAGTGGTGGACCCGGAGGCCCCGCGGCCCAAGCAGGCGGCGGCTCGCGTGTTCTTCGGGGCAACGGTGCGCTACGCCAACGCCGAGGGGAACGAGCGCGAAGTGAGCATCGTTGGCGCAGACGAGGTGGATCTCGATCGCGATCACATCAGCTGGGTGTCGCCGCTGGCTCGTGCGTTGATGAAGAAAGGCCCCGGGGACCGCGTGGTGCTGCGCGCCCCCGGCGGTACTGAACAGCTGGAGATTCTCGACGTGCGCTACGAGCACATTCCGGTGGCGCCGTTCCGCATTCCTCCGGGTGCCGAGGCCGCGCCGTGA